Within the Aspergillus luchuensis IFO 4308 DNA, chromosome 5, nearly complete sequence genome, the region AGGATACGTATGGACACCTTGGACcattgaggaagagatggcgaAGGAGAAAGCGGGTGTACATAGCCAGGATTTGAAGAAAAACGGTTACTGGGGTGTTGTTTGATGAAGCGGTAAATGGTTGGGTGCTGGTGGATGTGACTTAGGGTTGGTGGGCTATATACTAGCAGTACCTGAACCTGAAGCTATGACTCGGGGGTTTAGTTGCCGCTCAGTTggctagttaactagttaacgAATACTAGTTACCCGGACTGGCCTCTCATCCGCCCGAGTTGCGTACCCAACTGGCTAAGATAACTGCAGCACTTTAAACAACAGCCATTTCATTAGAGCATTTGTCTCCAAATTTGCGACAATATGAGATATTTTTGTACTTTCAATTTGCGCTTTGAATGATAAAAGAACCCTTGAGTGTTCGTTATGCTGCAGCCGTCATTGATGTATCAAACCCATACTATAAAACATCCACGATCCGGGCCGATAATTGATCAAACCGAATTCTAGGGAAGGAAACTCAAACTCAAATGAAAACCAGTAATCAGTTACGTGCGTCCTAAGCTACCCTTCCACCAATATTATGCAACACGAGCCTAACAACAATTCAAAGATTAACCATCTTTTCAATGCCTGATTGCCCCAAAGcgcaatatatatatatcacaaCTCTACTTCAGATGATTACTACAAACCtgaatatagaattttataattcaaaaatattGGTCGGTCTATGTAGAATTGGATATATCGATCAATTCATTTTTGGTACATGCGTATCCACTAAAGGACGTCTTCGCGAAGATTCAAAAAGGCCTTCAGCTCGGACATTATTGCTCAGTGCTGAACGAATCCTTCATGCCCTCATCATGGGTGTTTTGCAAAGTTAAAAAAGGCTCTGCGATTCATAGGATACGCCACAAGCAATAGTTGGCGAATAGGTTGTAGTTACCTACATCCGGTGATCAATGTTAGTAAACATGCAATTAGGGTTCAGGCTACGAAACATTACAACACATCGATCGCTCAAGAAGACCAGGGCTCGAAGACGATAAGCGAGGCTGCAGATAAGAGCCCCAACCTAAAGGCTGCCTGTCCTACGGAACGGCTGGTAGACGGGCGGCGTCCACGATGCCGTCCCGTCTCGGCATGGTATACGCAGACTACGAAACGTTTGCGGTATTTTTGCTAGTGGCTCGTGATTCAGTATGCGTAGTATTTCCCGGATAATATCACATAGAGCGCAGACCAAATAACTCACTACACTCTTGTAGAGTATTCGGGAGGCGGGACTACTCTAGTCGAGCAGGGAGCGGACTTATGATTTCATGATAGCTTTATATCCATATAACAATGCGAAATATACACTAGATAGCAAGATCAATCGATTATCAAGGCAGAAGTAAAGACAGATATCCATGTTGACTGGCATAATTGAACAAAGGGACAAAACTACCATGCGATACCACTGTATGTAAGAGAACTTAAAGCcatgaaataaataaagtagaCAGTTTGAGCCTAAACAGGACTATGACTATTGATATTCCTATCAGTGGTCAGCGAACTCGGTGAACCAAAATTATGGCTGAGATGGAGATTATACTTTCAGTGAAAAGGCTGGTTATCAGATAGCACAGAAATCGTCAAGGGGATAGTGTACAAACTGGCAGAAACAAGAtgataatagaatataattgtCTAGAAATAGATATCAGTAAGCTCATCATTTACAGGCAATTAGCGCTAAGCTACGAACAGCAGCCAATTAGCAGACATGAACAGTAGCGCTAAAGGAGGATATTTTAGATATCCTGCTTACCGATAAATTGTCTCTAGGCTCTTGAAAGCCAAACTTCGGATCTTCTGCCACTCTAGCACGTTCAACTAATGTGGCTAAAGTACGGCTGaacggacgggaagccctctTCTctacaccctgtggtcgtatgtgcttTATGCTCATAGTGACGGGTTCATATCGCATGCGTACATGTTGCACCATCTAATCAATGTCCAAACATTATAGAAGAGGGGCGATAGGAGGTCAGGAAGTATTCACGGCTCTGAACCATATCTAGTGACTGCTAAAGCAGAGATACCGAAATTCATGATGTGGTATAATTTGTGTGATATTCTGGAGTATCAGATCCAGAATGTGCACCGGAAATTTCTATGTGATGATGCAGGTTGGTTGACTGAGTTTTTACACGGCGTCTTCTTTTAAGGAAGAGCCCCACATACTAACAAACCTCTTTCCTTAGAGCTGAATCTCGGAGTATGTGCGCTCAGGGATCACGACCATGTCGCACCAACCAATCAGCACTGAGGTCACCACACCACAATAGAGAAAAGGCGTAACCGAGCCTCAGTGTAGTCCATGAGTCGTATTAACCTCTGTTTAGCCCCACTCATTCCATGGAACTGAGTCATGGACGGATACAAGGTTTGACAGGAATTTGTATGATCAATCATTGGCATTCGACCATGCGGTTGCAAGTCTGTGCTCGAGTAtcgtaattatatattacacAGGCAATGACCTCATATCGGTGAGTCCGATGATCGGCTGTATCAATGATACATTTCAAACTCATCTTCGCAGATCTATAAGGTGATAGGACGATGTGTTATGCCAGATTGAATTTTCATGACAGGGACATATGCGCGAAGAAAATCGCAGCCGAAAATGATCTTGTCTTGCTTCAACATAGCCCCAGCCTACAAATTCAAGATCTTTTTTAGAAGCTGACAGGTTGACAGAATAATTGGCTTTGCCACGGACGGATAATATCTGATACACTTTAGTGCCACTGCTGTTGAAGGGTGCTGTGATAGAAGAGACAGGTTGATATAATAATGGACCACAGACTCCTCAAGGGCATGGCAGGATGCAGGAAGATAGTCTATCATTATATTTAACCTACTCATTTGTTAGTATTAGTAGAGTTCGCATGATGAGTATTGGGTGTCGTTGGGACTCAACTGGCACCTTTCCTGTTTGTCATACCTGGTAAGAGAAGATCGGATTTCCGTTGCTGGAGACGGGATCCCCGTCTTTACTCTTCATAAGTACGAAACCTTCGTTATTCATTGAATCGTTTGAATTATTAGTTGTTCTCCCTGAGGTCGAGCAGTGAAATTTCGTAAGAGGCGTCTGTGCGCTGGTTTAAGAAACCATCATCTTTGAGTGGCTTACATAGGGATGATAAAGTTCAACTCACATTTCTATAAACACGACGCTTACCTGTGACCGGTTCTGCAGGTCCGTGTTTTCCGTGTTATGATATGGAGCCCTGTATCAGAGAAATATGTCCACCGCGTCCGGGAGAGGAAAAAGTAGGAAGGCTTAAGCAAACAAGTATATAACATCTGTAGCTAACAATTAATTCATGCCATTGGTCGACAGCTCAACAAATATGTGTATTCGCCTGTCATGAGTCGATACACCCTCGTTTCACAGCGTGTCAGTACAAGACAGTAAAGTTCGTTACCCACACGTTCTACATGATAAGCATGTACGTAGACCTTTACACCCGACGGCACGGGGGTACTCGTCGCCGGATATTAATAGAACGATCGAGGCGATTGAGATGAATAAAAAGTACCGTGGCTCCAAATCTAGTTACCTGCATTGGGGATCTACCTATCCAGTACCATATCTGCCGGTGTAGATACTCTTCCTAGTAGTACAGGGATCTGAGTCTCGTGTTCGTGTCTcccaagaaggagagatAGGATGTTTGACTTCGGGTTTGAATGAAAGATCAGCTCAGGATGACTTTCATGTGTCAATGAGTCCCATGAGTCTACCAAATACATAGCAAGCAGCAAATAAGAATGAGAGTACACATATCTGGTCACCGGACATCGGCTGAATAGTTTATCTGAACCGTGCAGTTACTGTACTGGGCCATCTGCATGGATAGACTAGCAATAATGATAAAATACTTCACCATGTGTGGCATAGTCAAGATTTGTTATATATTGGATTTCCACATTACATCATCTTTTGGAGGCTTTGGCTATATATGTCCCGTGGATTCCTCAACCAGTTGTGACTCAACAGGCAAGCCAACCCTTAGCCGGCtcaattttttattactctATATAGGTGATGGCAGTCGTTACTGAACAGAGGCAACAAGAATGTTGCTATTCTGTGCAAGtacccgaagaagaagtccaaaAGCACGGATGCTTCACAGCCCTTCCGGTCAGACGACACAAGAGATTCCGTGAGGTTGATGCAGTTCTCCATGACCTTATTCGGCAGTGGCATGACATTATTGGAGATGGTGCCTCTGACAACTTCAACTACACCGGTGACCCTGTATCGGGATCATGGATTTCTCTGATATTACCAGAATCAAACGATGAAACTTTCCCACACTCGGCGTGGCTTACTGagtttttcttccttttcgacGGTGAGTATGGTGAACGCAACACATCATAGTTTAGCAGGTTACTAATATTCTGAAGACAAGTTGGAATCAATGTCCCACCAAGAGGTATAAAAAGCGCATCCCGTGATAGAAACAAACTTAACATGGCAAGCAGGACAAGGAAAATGTCAAAGCTGTGCACGAAATATTCAGTAGCGATGATCCAGAAAGCATCGAGTCAGAAACAGTCTTTGGGAAGCTGCTAGTTCCATTTGTACGGGAGTACTTGAGATACGACTACAAGCGCGGCATTCCGGTGCTCCGCGGTTGGAAAACCTGGTTGGAACTAGATCACACCAACGAAAACAACTTCAGTACACTTGATGATTACATAACTTATCGCCTTGTGGATATTGGAATGTGGTAGGTCTCGTCGACACCAtgacagatatatatatagtatatatatgtgGCTCTCGAAATGTAGCTGATCAAGGTCAAAGGGCATACCCGGCCATGGCCGTCTATCACATGCAACTTGACATCAAACCAGAGCAGATGGACTCCCTCAAACAGGTCTTCTTCCTTATGGAGaaggccatcatcttcaccaatgACTATTGGAGCTGGCCAAAAGAAGCTGCCAATTCCAGGAGAGGGAGTAAGAGAGTCATGAACGCTGTCCTGGTGGTTATGAGAGAGCTACAGATAGACGATTGCGAAGATGCTCGCAAGATagtcaaggagaaggcgatTGGGTATGAGAAGGAGCTTCTACGCTTGCGGAACCAGCTGTTCTCGCCTGAGTACCAGCCTCCTCTCACCAGTGACATGCGCAGTTATGTGGATGCACATTTGTGGATGGTTTCCGGGAACAACCTGTGGAGCTCCACATGCCCTCGGTACCATTCGCAGAAGGTTCATTGAAAGTTTGCATTGGCACGAAGCTACTCCTGGGCACGAAACACAGGCAGGCATAGTATGTATTACAAATGAATGGAGAACCTAAAGTGACGTTGTTACTTCCATCTGGCCAGTGAATTATTCCGGTAAGCTCATCATTATCAATAAAGTCTTGTGTCTGGGCTAGGTTAAGTGGATATTACTTCATTACAGCTGGCCTCACTGTTCCGAAATAATAAGGAGGAAATATTCTTGGATTTGAAGCCCTGTCTTAATCCTCCAAATCGAATCCAATGATATGCACAACGCTTTTCAAATCACGAAGGCTTATATGACCGTCCGCAGGAATGTTGGCCTTTTCTTACCTTGTAAAAACCGTTAAGGATAGTTCGGGCCCTAGATGTTGTTGTGGACATCGTGGAATATCTTTGGCTGGGTTGTAATCCTTGGGGAAATGCTGAAGTATAATGCTAGCACAAACCGACCGCTGTCAGAGACGTGTTATTGTCTGAGGTGGTTTTGATACAGCCTTCTTGTTCAGGACCCCTTTGATTGCTCGCAGCAGCGCATTCACATCGGCATTGGGGAATGTAAAATAGCTGGGCTTAGCAAGGTGAGGTATATTCGAGAGCCGGCTTAGGTGAGAATCGACGATTTGATTTCAGCGTCTGATATGCTAGCATTTTGTACTTCATTGTATCATTAGTCAGTAGTATCCTGAGTTGGAGGGCCTTTGAGtgtgaaggtggtggtaggtAAGAAGAGAGAATCTCTTACTGGAGATGAGCAAATCTCTCTCGTTACCGTAGCCAATGATGATACGCATGGACGGAAATTGTACTCGCCGCTACGGCGCCTTGTGGTGACGCCATCAAAGTGCCTGCTGTTTCTGTATAGGGAACAGCGACTATGTCATCATTATCCTCAATACTCAGTGGAAGAGCCCGAGTGCGAAGACTATAGCAGGAGAAGCATGCAGACAAGGTCAAGCCTGGATACTACTGTGGTCATCCTTACTGTAGTCATTGAAGGCACCACTTGAGTAGTAATAAGCAGTTGTAAGATCTACGACGTTAATCACTTGGGGCGGGTAGGGAGCCTTCATACGCAATTACGATTTTCATGGTTTGGTGAAGTTTCCGTGGTAGGGGTTACATTATTGTAAATCGATACCCTGCTTGACTGATGCTCTGTGATATGCCCCAAGACTTACAATATTCAGATAGCATAACATTCACTTAAGCCATAGATAAATAGTGCCCTCTGATCCCTATCAAACGTGCACTGCACTATCACCTGCGGGGAATCAAATATTTCATTATCCAGGTTCAATCACAGCCTACCACCTAATCAACCCCCAAATTCATTCAGCGAGAATATCATCAAAGCATTAAACTAATAGTGAAATTAAAGGTATACTGGAAATAATGGATAAGCTAACCGATAAATCAAGGACGATATCTCGCGTCAGTTCAGCGAGGGAGAGAGATGTGTTCTGACAATAGGCATCGAGTCCGACTGTAGACAAATGCCTGAGTATTAGTACCTCTTCTGCTCGTCCGCTATGGCGATTATGCGGCCTTCCCTGTTTTGTTGCTCAAGATCCAAAAATAGCTATGGAGCGTCAGCAACAAGTAGCCGCTGGAACCAATCTCCGTCAATGTGCATCATCATTAGCCGTACAAGCAAGAGTAAGTCTTCGTCCCTGCCCAATCCCCATTCCTGGTACATCCTTTTCACCTTCTACTCTGACACTCTCGAATCCGACTTCAACTAATCACACCATGGAATCCGAAAGGCCAAAGCATCAGACCATGAGATCAAGGATGCCGGAATCTCAGAACATGAACGCAAGCCGTCGAATATTCACTGAACTGGCTTTCTTCTATCCTTCATTTTTGGTCCCCCATCTGAGTGATGGAAGTCGGGAGTTCCTCACATGCATCTTTATGGGCATTTTATTGATACTTATGTTTCTTTGGGGCCTGACAAAGATATTGTATGTACCTCACTCTCATAACAAACTGGGCTTGTTGGGAGGTATGGACGGCTAACATAATTGGGCATGTCAAATCAGTGCTCCCCTCATTAATGAACCCAACTGCGTTTTTTACAATCAGAATGATGGTGGTCAACTCCTAAAAGCTCTATATGAGCGTCGAGGCCATTTCAAGATTATATTCGGATAAGTCTCGATTAGTCCGGATCCTGGGACCAACAACATCCAAGCCCAAGGGATGAGGAATCTCATGCTGCCGCAGCCTTTTGCTTTATGTTATCCCGTGATAACTAGAAATGTTGAAGtcatatatctatatctttGGGCATAAGGTCAGGGTTGTCAGATATTCAGCCTTTTCTGGTTGTTCAGatgtttctcttttcttttctttctttttcttcttttgcttctacTGTCGATGTGATACCATTCTCACGACCTCCCACGGACGCACGGTGTTCCGGCGCTCCTgagattttctttattttggTCCGATCCTCTACGCACCGATGGATGTATCAAAGCTATCCCAGaatatcttcatctccttatGTGATACCGCTGAACCCGTCCTTGTcgttcctttctcctcttctcagTGTAAACATAGCTAGATAAAATGGTAATACATGGTATTGACCGAAATCCTTTACTTCATGGGGAAGGCTAATACAAACCTTGTCATTTCTTTAGAGCGGGTGAATCTACCATTAGTATTCCACACTCGAAGACTACCCCAGTCACTAGACACACTCTATGTCCATCAACGGATCAACAGCTAATGCACGTCCTATGTGTACTTCTCAACCTTTGCGGGATCAGCAACGATAATTCAAGCGACATTGTCCGATAGCAAGACACTTTGGCTATATGATAAAAAATTTCGTATCAAAATCTCACGGATTCAAAACACGACAACATCACAGGAACCCCACAATTCCATTTTCCGTATTGGGACAAAGCATGTCAACCCTCATATCCTTTAGTTAAGATCTGCAGCTGATTACAATCTTCATCATAGCCCATGAAAAAAATGCCCGAATTGCCAAATTTGTCGTAGATGGTAAATTTACCCTTCCACCATTGATCCTCTTTCCATGGATTTGCCCCTTCGAACCGCATACGGGTACAGCACATGGCGCTGGGTCTTTGATTTATCGTAATTTCAGTTGTCATAAGTCCCTTTCCCACTGTAAGCGTCTCCTTGGAGCCCATCGGCCAATAATAGAAGATGTTGCAAGGCTCGTGCGCCGAAAAAAAGCCGGTAGAATATTTCAGGTATGGATCAGTGCCACCATCATAACCATACAGTTCAACCTTTCGGAAATCGTATATCGTGCCGGTGAGATAGTAATTGTCTTGATCCCAGTACCAGTGATAGTTCGGAGAATAAAAATTGCCATCGGCGGTATCCTCTCGTTCAAGATTCAAGTCATCTCTTGTATATTCCACTGGGTCTATACTCCGGAGAGTGACTTTGGAATCAAAGCCTGCACTCGCTGTATGTACAACAGTACCATCAGGCTGTTTAATGCTGGCTCCAATCCGTTTGTTTTCGATCTTTGTCGTTGTCACCCAGTAGCGCTTTCTTTGAGGGTCTCCATCCGCAAGGGATAAGTCCGTTTGGGGCTCTTTTCTCGAGGTTGGCAATGCGTGGTCGA harbors:
- a CDS encoding terpene synthase family protein (COG:H;~EggNog:ENOG410PJ29;~InterPro:IPR008949;~PFAM:PF19086); the encoded protein is MSHQEDKENVKAVHEIFSSDDPESIESETVFGKLLVPFVREYLRYDYKRGIPVLRGWKTWLELDHTNENNFSTLDDYITYRLVDIGMWAYPAMAVYHMQLDIKPEQMDSLKQVFFLMEKAIIFTNDYWSWPKEAANSRRGSKRVMNAVLVVMRELQIDDCEDARKIVKEKAIGYEKELLRLRNQLFSPEYQPPLTSDMRSYVDAHLWMVSGNNLWSSTCPRYHSQKVH